In Halomonas alkalicola, the following proteins share a genomic window:
- a CDS encoding DUF1289 domain-containing protein gives MSAIASPCVGLCSTTLGDRTCRGCQRSDAEIRDWFGLSGDERAARMAELDALREAVAGRYLRLVDAAALEAQLKRHRIRFRADQPGLSRAVELLRVGRERIQELPRYGLAPTGPGEGLPAAELHARLAAELNEAAEARRLSSLPDLPDCSAESPSCP, from the coding sequence GTGAGCGCCATCGCGTCGCCCTGCGTGGGGCTCTGTTCCACCACCCTGGGGGATCGCACCTGCCGCGGGTGCCAGCGCAGCGATGCGGAGATTCGCGACTGGTTCGGCCTGTCTGGTGACGAGCGCGCTGCGCGCATGGCCGAACTCGACGCCCTGCGCGAGGCCGTGGCCGGCCGCTACCTGCGCCTGGTGGATGCCGCCGCCCTCGAGGCCCAGCTCAAGCGCCACCGCATCCGCTTCCGGGCGGATCAGCCGGGGCTGTCGCGGGCGGTGGAGCTTTTAAGGGTCGGCCGCGAGCGGATCCAGGAGCTCCCCCGCTATGGGCTGGCGCCGACGGGGCCGGGCGAGGGCCTTCCCGCCGCCGAGCTCCACGCGCGCCTGGCCGCCGAGCTGAACGAGGCCGCCGAGGCCCGCCGCCTTTCTTCTTTACCTGATTTACCTGACTGTTCCGCCGAGAGCCCTTCATGTCCGTGA